A stretch of Fluviicola sp. DNA encodes these proteins:
- a CDS encoding OmpH family outer membrane protein, whose amino-acid sequence MKLGHVIAAGLVLGLTTFACSDKKEDPKTKEEKAPEVPVVNSKGLKIAFYYSDSLKSGFTYYKNEDARITKKGEAFQNEMMAKQRALEQKAQNYEKYMREGTMTGADMQNLENEIMRMREQLLNQQQTRGAQLEKETNEALTVLSKKIEVAGKKYCEKYGIDVLLIHGQGGQINFINEKMNVTQSFVDFLNHEQEMMDKDLGK is encoded by the coding sequence ATGAAATTAGGACACGTTATTGCAGCAGGTTTAGTGCTTGGATTGACAACTTTTGCTTGTTCAGATAAAAAAGAAGACCCGAAAACAAAGGAAGAAAAAGCTCCTGAAGTTCCGGTAGTTAATTCCAAAGGGTTGAAGATTGCGTTCTATTATTCCGATAGTTTGAAAAGCGGCTTTACGTACTACAAGAACGAAGATGCGCGTATCACCAAGAAAGGCGAGGCTTTCCAGAACGAAATGATGGCAAAGCAGCGTGCATTGGAGCAAAAAGCACAGAACTACGAAAAATACATGCGTGAAGGTACGATGACCGGAGCGGACATGCAGAACCTGGAAAACGAGATCATGCGTATGCGTGAGCAATTGTTGAACCAGCAGCAAACGAGAGGAGCCCAGTTGGAAAAAGAAACCAACGAGGCTTTGACGGTGCTTTCCAAAAAGATCGAAGTAGCAGGGAAGAAGTACTGCGAAAAATACGGAATTGACGTGCTTTTGATCCATGGCCAGGGTGGACAAATCAATTTCATCAATGAGAAAATGAATGTGACACAATCATTCGTTGATTTCCTGAACCACGAACAAGAAATGATGGACAAAGACCTGGGCAAATAA
- a CDS encoding DUF1987 domain-containing protein: MDILLIQATAQTPMVNLNPDTGIMEIRGRSIPDDPEAFWGAVLTWFDNYMANPIEETLVRIDLEYFNITSSKRILFLLYKLNELVDSGKKAKVEWYYRQSDEDMYEVGQDYAFMVHVPFDFREYTDNDLVVA, encoded by the coding sequence ATGGATATATTATTAATTCAGGCAACTGCTCAGACCCCCATGGTAAATTTGAATCCTGATACAGGAATCATGGAAATTAGAGGACGTTCAATTCCGGATGATCCAGAAGCTTTTTGGGGTGCAGTTTTAACATGGTTTGATAATTACATGGCGAATCCGATTGAAGAAACGCTTGTAAGAATCGATTTGGAGTATTTCAACATTACTTCCTCCAAGCGTATTTTATTCTTGCTTTATAAATTGAATGAACTGGTTGATTCTGGCAAGAAGGCGAAAGTAGAATGGTACTACAGACAATCGGATGAAGATATGTATGAAGTAGGGCAGGATTATGCTTTCATGGTCCATGTTCCGTTTGATTTCCGGGAATATACGGACAACGACCTGGTAGTAGCTTAG
- a CDS encoding imelysin family protein produces MKLKAYCTILLALLVFTQCKKKKNEDTEFDKGPIMVNMADNYIIPGYADLKSKVISLETAWNDFLGDKTQAKLDVAKQAWVDANISFQHVKAFDFGPAMTANIAFTFGTFPTDTAHINSSISSGNSSDLALDASGLDALDYLFYKQDALIAFQSTSNACVYVSAVIAKMKTEITAVVAGWASYRSTFVNGTSNESTSPFALLVNNFCKDFELSKTTKLGFPIGNHTLGIQQPNYLEARRSGIGRILLTENLRASRCIYYGLNLSGSSNGQGFDDYLNALDKGTLSATIASRFDYMYSTPQSWTGTLEQLMTSSPGTLENFYDYQQGSVINMKTDMASAFGVLITYQDTDGD; encoded by the coding sequence ATGAAATTAAAAGCTTATTGCACCATCCTATTGGCTCTTCTGGTTTTTACCCAATGTAAAAAGAAGAAAAATGAAGATACGGAATTTGACAAAGGACCAATCATGGTCAATATGGCCGATAATTACATCATTCCGGGTTATGCGGATTTGAAATCGAAGGTAATTTCGTTGGAAACTGCGTGGAATGATTTCCTGGGAGATAAAACACAGGCTAAACTGGATGTGGCAAAACAGGCATGGGTCGACGCCAATATTTCGTTCCAGCATGTAAAAGCATTTGATTTCGGGCCGGCAATGACTGCAAATATCGCCTTCACTTTCGGAACTTTCCCTACGGATACGGCTCATATCAACAGCAGTATTTCCAGTGGCAACAGCAGTGACCTCGCTTTGGACGCTTCCGGGCTGGATGCTTTGGACTATTTATTCTACAAACAGGATGCACTGATCGCTTTTCAATCGACTTCCAATGCATGCGTTTACGTATCGGCTGTTATTGCTAAAATGAAAACGGAAATCACGGCGGTTGTTGCGGGATGGGCAAGTTACCGGAGCACTTTCGTGAACGGAACAAGTAACGAGTCTACCAGTCCTTTTGCCTTATTGGTAAACAACTTCTGCAAGGATTTCGAATTGAGTAAAACCACCAAGCTTGGTTTCCCGATCGGGAACCACACCCTGGGAATTCAGCAGCCGAATTATCTGGAAGCACGCCGCTCCGGGATCGGAAGGATCTTGTTGACGGAAAACCTCCGCGCTTCCCGCTGCATTTACTACGGGTTAAATCTGAGCGGAAGCAGCAACGGACAAGGTTTTGACGATTATTTGAACGCTTTGGACAAAGGAACACTTTCCGCCACGATCGCGTCGCGTTTTGATTACATGTACTCCACTCCGCAATCCTGGACAGGAACATTGGAGCAACTCATGACTTCTTCTCCGGGCACACTGGAAAACTTCTACGATTATCAGCAGGGATCTGTGATCAATATGAAAACGGATATGGCGTCTGCTTTTGGTGTCTTGATCACTTACCAGGATACCGATGGCGATTAA
- a CDS encoding DUF4924 family protein — protein MLIAQQKLRENVAEYILYMYQIEDLIRAYQFDLDRIMKEVVEPNLPDRAYLERYRAWYAGLIQDMKSERIIESGHRLELQDVMVELSYLHNSLLTVVNDEKYRTLYSTALPFIEDFIEHSNLKGMNHLEVCFHALYMKLLLKLQKKEISQETEEAFDAMRILLAYLTRSYHQMKGGEGQYWNN, from the coding sequence ATGCTGATAGCACAACAAAAACTTAGGGAGAACGTCGCGGAATATATCCTGTACATGTACCAGATCGAAGATCTGATCCGTGCATACCAGTTTGACCTGGACCGTATCATGAAGGAGGTTGTGGAACCGAATCTTCCTGATCGCGCTTATCTGGAGCGTTACAGGGCGTGGTACGCAGGTTTGATCCAGGATATGAAATCGGAGCGCATCATTGAATCCGGGCACCGCCTGGAACTACAGGATGTGATGGTGGAATTGTCGTACCTGCACAATTCTTTGCTGACGGTAGTAAACGATGAGAAATACCGGACGCTTTATTCCACGGCGCTTCCTTTTATCGAAGATTTTATTGAGCATTCCAACCTGAAAGGCATGAACCACCTGGAAGTGTGTTTCCATGCTTTGTATATGAAATTGCTTTTGAAGCTGCAGAAAAAAGAAATCAGCCAGGAAACGGAAGAGGCCTTTGATGCGATGCGCATTTTACTTGCTTATTTGACGCGTTCTTACCACCAGATGAAAGGCGGGGAAGGGCAGTATTGGAATAATTAA